The genomic segment TCTTTTTGTCTTCATCTTGTAAGAATTTGACATAGTTGGTTGCTTTGCGTTTTTTCCACGCACCTTTGTGATAACCGTAACCGATGATCAACGGAATCAAGGTCGTGCATTCGCCATAAACCATTTGTTCCAAGGCGGTGGAAACTTTACCCCAAGAAGAAGCTTCTTTCAAGGTAGAACCGGACAAGGCACCATCGCGTTCATCGGCTACGGTGATTTGTACGGCATATTTGTGCATCGGACAATCGGCTCCCAAAATTTCGGCAGCTACTACGGTATCTTGAGCAAAGTTCTTCGGCACGCCGCCAGAGAACATCATCAAGCCGGTTTCTTTGGCTTTCATTTTGATTTTGGTGAGTTCCAAGAAATCTTTAGCACTATCGATAGATACGTGAGCGGTCGGGTGTTCGGTTTGGTGAGCTACAAAACCGAAACCGGCAGAACAGTCGGAGAAAGCCGGTACAAATACGGGTACACCATATTTGTAAGCATTATAGACCACACTGTCTTTGCCTTTTTTGTTTTGTTCCAACCATTTACCCATTTCCCAGATAAATTCGCGGGAAGAGTACGGGCGGGGTTCTAATTCTTCACAGATTTGGTGAATGGTTTCATCGCAGACTTTCAATTCATCTTCGTTGATGTAGGTATCGTAGATGCGGTCAATGTGTAAGTCGCGCAAAAGGTTGTCATCAGCGTTGTGAGGGGTGCCCAAATAGTGTTTATAACCTAAAGCTTCAAAGAAGTCTTGGTCTACAATGTTGGCGCCGTTAGAAACGATAGCATCCACCATTTTGTTTTGGATCATGTCTACAATAATTTTTTTCAAACCAGCAGAAATCAAAGAACCGGCGATACATAAAATAACGGAGCAGTTCTTATCAGAGAGCATCTGATGATAAATTTTGCTGGCGCGAGCCAAGTCGCGGGAAGAATACGCCATAGATTCAAAGGCCTCTACCATAGGAACAACATTATATTTTTTCATATCAATGTGTTTAATGGTGGCTTTGAGGAAGTCTTTTTGCGTGAGTTTTGCCATTTTTTTCTTACACCTCGTATGGTTGATTTTTTGCGCCCAAAAAGACGCGTTTTTTCTTTCCGATTTCTCGTAATATAAATTATATGAAAAATAAATCTTTTTTCATAGTAAAATATAAGAAATTAAGGATAAAAATTTTTCATCAAAAATTAAGCACGCAAAAAAGGAGATTTTATGTATCCCGAAATTCAAAAACAAGACCCCGAAGTTTTTGCCGCTATTTCTTCTGAATTAAACCGTCAACGTCATAAATTAGAACTGATCGCTTCTGAAAATTTTACTTCTTTGGCTGTTATGCAGGCGCAAGGCTCTGTGCTTACCAATAAATACGCCGAAGGGTATCCTGCCAAACGTTATTATGGCGGTTGCGAACATGTAGACACGGTGGAAAATTTGGCCATTGAACGCGCCAAAAAGATTTTCGGCGCGGAGCATGCCAATGTACAACCTCACTCCGGTGCACAAGCCAATATGGCGGTGTACTTTGCTTTGCTTCAACCGGGAGATACCGTCTTAGGCTTGAACCTTTCTCACGGGGGTCACTTAACGCACGGACACCCGATGAACTTTTCGGGCAAACTTTACAATATTGTAGCCATGAATGTGCGCCAAGATACCGAAGAAATAGATTATGAAGAAGCCGCCCGACTGGCTCAAGAACACAAACCCAAACTGATTTTTGCCGGAGCGTCCAACTATTCCCGCGTGTTTGATTGGAAAAAATTGCGTGAAATTGCTGACTCTTGCGGTGCTTATTTAGCCTGTGATGTGGCTCATTATGCAGGGCTTATCGCTGCCGGAGAATATCCCAACCCCGTACCATTTGCAGATGTTGTGACAACCACTACCCATAAAACATTGCGTGGTCCGCGCGGTGGGTTGATTTTGTGCAAAGAAAGTTTAGCCAAAGCTATCAACTCTTCTGTATTTCCGGGAGTGCAAGGCGGGCCTTTGATGCATGTTATAGCGGCTAAAGCCGTCTGCTTTGGGGAAGCCTTAACTCCGCAGTTTAAAGCATATCAACATCAAGTAATGCTCAATGCAAAAACATTGGCAAAGGCTTTGCAAGAAAAGGGATACCGCTTAGTGGCCGGTGGCACAGATAGTCATGTAATGTGCTTAGATCTACGTGCCAAAGGGATTACCGGAAAAGTGGCAGAAGCGGCTTTGGACAAAGCAGGCATTACCGCTAATAAAAATACGATTCCCTTTGACCCTGAAAAACCCTTTGTCACCAGTGGTCTGCGCATCGGTACGCCTGCCATTACCTCGCGCGGTATGAAAGAAGAAGATATGGCATACGTAGCAGACTTTATCGACCGAGCTATTGCTCATCACGACGATGATGCTTATCTGGCAGGCGTGGCCCAAGAAGTGGAAAATTTCTTAGAAAAATTTCCGCTTTATCCAAGTTTAGGATAAAAACTAAAATCCCGCTCAAAAGAGCGGGATTTTTTATTGTTCTACAGGTACAAGATCTATTGCCACATTTTGTCTATCAAGTGTTTTTGCTCCCGGGAAAAATAGACCAATAACAGGAAATATAAACAAAATAGTACCTACAATATCAAGGATTCCTGTAGTACTAATTTCATTGTCAATAGAACTATATCCCGGATAATATCCTTTTGCCTTTACCATAATTTGAACATCTCTATTTCTTTTAGCACTAAATTCTGCATGATTTCCGCGACCGATTAATTCTCCGTTTGCATAAATTTCCGCTGTAGGAGTAGCCGTCATTACCGTCACTCTTTGACGGGAACCTACAAACGCAGAGCAACCTGTTAGGTAACTAATCATTAAAAAAATTGCTACTAATTTCTTCATTTTTTTCTCCTTTTAAAGTTTTCTAGTAATAATTATACCAAAACTCATTTGGGTAAAGGCTGAGCGTAAAAGCAACATAGGAGAAAACTTTATGTTTTCTCCTATGTGCGAAATCTAAACAACTGTAAAAGCCGTTAATAAAACAAGCCGTTATTACTTCACCATCACAAACGGCATATCTCCGCTGCCCATATAATGCGGCATTCTGCCGTCCCATTTTTCAATGGCTTTGAGTTGCGCTTCCACTTGGCGGAGTTTAATCAAATTGTCGGATACTACTTCCCTTTGCAAGCGCAAAGATTTGGCTTCCGCTTCGGCCTGCAAAATTTTTTGTTCTGCTTCTTTTTTCACTTTTTCCACTAAATTGGTGGCGCGTTTGGCTTCTTGCTCGGCAATTTGTTTTTCTTCTACTGCTTTTAAAAACTGCGGAGAAAACTCAAAATTGGTAATAGCAATATCGGACACGATAACTTGTTTTTCTTTCATCTTTTCTTTCAAGATTTGGTCCAATTCTTTGGCCACTTGTACGCGGTTAGAAATCAAACTATCGGCAGAATATTTGGCAATAACGGCTTTGGTCCATTCTTCCACCATTGGGCGCAAAATGGTGTTGGTATAGTCCGGCCCCAAGTTGCGATAAATGGAAATGATGGTTTCGGGCATAATGCGGTGATTAATAGCCAAGCGAAGACCTACCGTCTGCAAATCTTTTGAAAAGGCTTCCGTATCAAAAGAATCTTTTTTAATACGTACGGAAAATTTTTCCACCTTATCAATCAAAGGCAGTTTCAGATGAAGTCCTTCGGTATAAGATCCCACCAACTTACCAAAGCGAAGTTTCACTGCTACGCTACCGGCCGGCACCGTAAAATACGAGCCTAAAGCCACCACTATTAAAGCCAAAATAATAATGGGGGCAATATACTTCTTTACTTCTATTTTTTTTATCGTCACATTTTTCATAAATATTTCCTTGTTAGAATATATATAAAGATTAGATGTCGTAAGAGAAAATCTTACTTTCAAACGGTTTTAACTCTATGCTAAAACCTTGCTGTTGCATTTGTGCAGTAAAAGGCACTTCCGCTTTGGAGAATTCTTCTATCAAGGCTTTCCCTTCCCCACCGGCGGCTTTCAGTTTCAGATAGCATTTTACGGGCTTATCGCTATAATTAATCAGCACCGTAGAGGCTGTGTTCATTTGTTTCCATGTCCAACACAAAATATTACGGTAGCTTTCATCTTCTTCCGCCACCGGCCCAACGGAAGTTAAAGACCATTGACCGCCATGAAAAGCAGGTTTGGAAGCAATTTGTAAAAGTTTTTCGTAATAAGAACGAATTTGTTCATCCGGTTCAAATGTGGGATATATGTACTGAACGGGTACACGCGAAGGACGACCCAACATTTGATATAAATAAACCATGCGAGCACCGGGCAACGTGGCGATAATTGTGCTGGCCGCTAAGGATTTTTCCCGCCCAAAGGCCTTGATGGCATCTTCTTCATCATGGTTGGAAGTAAAGCGAATAGAACGCATTTGGAACAAATGCTCTGCACCTAAATGCCCTTTAATATTTTCGGGATTGGAAAAGCGAAGACGGTCGTAAAGCACTTTGTCATAGGTATAGTCAAAGCCCAATTCTTGGATTTCCCATTCCAAACCCCAATATACTTCTGCTATAAACGTAAACTGCGGATATAGGGCACGCACACTCTGCAAAGCCTCTGCCCAAAATTCAGTACGGGGCAACTCTCCTCCGATAAATTCCCACCAAGTATCCCGATGTACCTTGTTTAAGGAAAGCATGGCCATATCACACCGCACACCGTCGCACATATCTGCTACTTTGAGCAGATTTTTAATCATAAAATCACGCGTTTTAGGATTAAAATAGTTAAGTTGTGCCGTATCCGTCCATGGGGCGAAATAAGGATCTCTTCCATGTGCAATCCATTTGCCGTTTTCGGTTTTAAAAAACCAATCTCTATGCATATGCGGCTCATGGTCTGCCGTATTAATATATAAATCAG from the Elusimicrobiaceae bacterium genome contains:
- a CDS encoding deoxyhypusine synthase; amino-acid sequence: MAKLTQKDFLKATIKHIDMKKYNVVPMVEAFESMAYSSRDLARASKIYHQMLSDKNCSVILCIAGSLISAGLKKIIVDMIQNKMVDAIVSNGANIVDQDFFEALGYKHYLGTPHNADDNLLRDLHIDRIYDTYINEDELKVCDETIHQICEELEPRPYSSREFIWEMGKWLEQNKKGKDSVVYNAYKYGVPVFVPAFSDCSAGFGFVAHQTEHPTAHVSIDSAKDFLELTKIKMKAKETGLMMFSGGVPKNFAQDTVVAAEILGADCPMHKYAVQITVADERDGALSGSTLKEASSWGKVSTALEQMVYGECTTLIPLIIGYGYHKGAWKKRKATNYVKFLQDEDKKIAALKAKEAKAKK
- a CDS encoding serine hydroxymethyltransferase; amino-acid sequence: MYPEIQKQDPEVFAAISSELNRQRHKLELIASENFTSLAVMQAQGSVLTNKYAEGYPAKRYYGGCEHVDTVENLAIERAKKIFGAEHANVQPHSGAQANMAVYFALLQPGDTVLGLNLSHGGHLTHGHPMNFSGKLYNIVAMNVRQDTEEIDYEEAARLAQEHKPKLIFAGASNYSRVFDWKKLREIADSCGAYLACDVAHYAGLIAAGEYPNPVPFADVVTTTTHKTLRGPRGGLILCKESLAKAINSSVFPGVQGGPLMHVIAAKAVCFGEALTPQFKAYQHQVMLNAKTLAKALQEKGYRLVAGGTDSHVMCLDLRAKGITGKVAEAALDKAGITANKNTIPFDPEKPFVTSGLRIGTPAITSRGMKEEDMAYVADFIDRAIAHHDDDAYLAGVAQEVENFLEKFPLYPSLG
- a CDS encoding prohibitin family protein, which gives rise to MKNVTIKKIEVKKYIAPIIILALIVVALGSYFTVPAGSVAVKLRFGKLVGSYTEGLHLKLPLIDKVEKFSVRIKKDSFDTEAFSKDLQTVGLRLAINHRIMPETIISIYRNLGPDYTNTILRPMVEEWTKAVIAKYSADSLISNRVQVAKELDQILKEKMKEKQVIVSDIAITNFEFSPQFLKAVEEKQIAEQEAKRATNLVEKVKKEAEQKILQAEAEAKSLRLQREVVSDNLIKLRQVEAQLKAIEKWDGRMPHYMGSGDMPFVMVK